One segment of Coffea arabica cultivar ET-39 chromosome 7c, Coffea Arabica ET-39 HiFi, whole genome shotgun sequence DNA contains the following:
- the LOC113697971 gene encoding WAT1-related protein At5g64700-like isoform X2, which produces MTQPSEKMEGYKPCLVAVLISAFYAGMHMVSKAAINDGMKTYILVFYRQAIAAVFLAPITIFLEWKTAPPLTVTAFIKIFMLSLFGITLSWNLNNLALGYTSAPLAAAIGNTIPVITFFLAVLLRMESFNLKTIPGISKVAGIALCLGGAATIAFFHGPNLRLLVHHHLLNSHSLENPGHAPASTTWIKGVFLMFLAYILWSSWIVFQGDLLKSYPSKLISTTLQNFMSTIDSFVVAISLERDPNEWKLGWNVRLLSVAYCKGPVFVAIWTPLVLVFTICVSAVLFGEIISLGTVLGALLLIMGLYCVLSGMSKEQSKAEGNCSSTTIHTQKSDSARQDEIPVGRTTKQSLTENSCSSV; this is translated from the exons ATGACACAACCAAGTGAAAAAATGGAGGGCTACAAACCTTGCTTAGTTGCAGTGCTTATATCGGCATTCTATGCAGGCATGCATATGGTTTCCAAGGCTGCAATAAATGATGGTATGAAGACTTACATACTTGTCTTCTACAGGCAAGCTATTGCAGCAGTGTTCTTAGCGCCTATAACCATCTTTCTTGAGTG GAAAACTGCGCCACCTCTAACCGTAACAGCATTCATCAAGATTTTTATGCTTTCACTCTTTGG GATCACATTGAGCTGGAATTTGAACAATTTGGCTCTTGGATACACATCTGCACCGTTGGCTGCTGCCATTGGTaatacaattccagtgattactTTCTTCCTCGCAGTGCTATTGAG AATGGAAAGTTTCAACCTGAAGACCATACCTGGAATTTCAAAGGTTGCAGGAATAGCACTATGCTTAGGAGGAGCAGCAACCATTGCCTTCTTCCATGGCCCCAATTTAAGACTATTGGTTCACCATCACTTGCTCAACAGTCACAGCCTAGAAAATCCGGGTCATGCTCCTGCTAGCACCACATGGATCAAGGGTGTATTTCTAATGTTTCTTGCCTACATATTGTGGAGTTCGTGGATTGTATTCCAG GGCGACCTATTGAAAAGCTATCCATCAAAACTCATTTCCACAACTCTTCAAAACTTCATGAGCACAATTGACTCATTTGTTGTTGCCATTTCTCTGGAAAGAGATCCTAATGAATGGAAGCTTGGATGGAATGTTAGACTCTTATCCGTTGCATACTGT AAAGGGCCAGTGTTTGTAGCCATATGGACTCCACTTGTTCTGGTGTTCACAATCTGTGTTTCAGCTGTCCTTTTTGGGGAGATAATCAGCCTAGGAAC TGTTTTAGGAGCACTATTGCTGATTATGGGCCTCTACTGTGTACTATCGGGCATGAGTAAAGAGCAAAGCAAGGCAGAAGGGAATTGCTCTTCAACTACTATTCACACACAAAAATCAGACTCCGCACGGCAGGATGAAATACCAGTGGGAAGAACAACAAAGCAATCATTAACTGAGAATTCTTGCTCCTCTGTTTGA
- the LOC113697971 gene encoding WAT1-related protein At5g64700-like isoform X1 → MTQPSEKMEGYKPCLVAVLISAFYAGMHMVSKAAINDGMKTYILVFYRQAIAAVFLAPITIFLEWKTAPPLTVTAFIKIFMLSLFGITLSWNLNNLALGYTSAPLAAAIGNTIPVITFFLAVLLRMESFNLKTIPGISKVAGIALCLGGAATIAFFHGPNLRLLVHHHLLNSHSLENPGHAPASTTWIKGVFLMFLAYILWSSWIVFQGDLLKSYPSKLISTTLQNFMSTIDSFVVAISLERDPNEWKLGWNVRLLSVAYCGIVISGITFYLQVWVIEQKGPVFVAIWTPLVLVFTICVSAVLFGEIISLGTVLGALLLIMGLYCVLSGMSKEQSKAEGNCSSTTIHTQKSDSARQDEIPVGRTTKQSLTENSCSSV, encoded by the exons ATGACACAACCAAGTGAAAAAATGGAGGGCTACAAACCTTGCTTAGTTGCAGTGCTTATATCGGCATTCTATGCAGGCATGCATATGGTTTCCAAGGCTGCAATAAATGATGGTATGAAGACTTACATACTTGTCTTCTACAGGCAAGCTATTGCAGCAGTGTTCTTAGCGCCTATAACCATCTTTCTTGAGTG GAAAACTGCGCCACCTCTAACCGTAACAGCATTCATCAAGATTTTTATGCTTTCACTCTTTGG GATCACATTGAGCTGGAATTTGAACAATTTGGCTCTTGGATACACATCTGCACCGTTGGCTGCTGCCATTGGTaatacaattccagtgattactTTCTTCCTCGCAGTGCTATTGAG AATGGAAAGTTTCAACCTGAAGACCATACCTGGAATTTCAAAGGTTGCAGGAATAGCACTATGCTTAGGAGGAGCAGCAACCATTGCCTTCTTCCATGGCCCCAATTTAAGACTATTGGTTCACCATCACTTGCTCAACAGTCACAGCCTAGAAAATCCGGGTCATGCTCCTGCTAGCACCACATGGATCAAGGGTGTATTTCTAATGTTTCTTGCCTACATATTGTGGAGTTCGTGGATTGTATTCCAG GGCGACCTATTGAAAAGCTATCCATCAAAACTCATTTCCACAACTCTTCAAAACTTCATGAGCACAATTGACTCATTTGTTGTTGCCATTTCTCTGGAAAGAGATCCTAATGAATGGAAGCTTGGATGGAATGTTAGACTCTTATCCGTTGCATACTGT GGAATTGTAATTAGTGGTATTACATTTTACTTGCAAGTTTGGGTTATTGAGCAGAAAGGGCCAGTGTTTGTAGCCATATGGACTCCACTTGTTCTGGTGTTCACAATCTGTGTTTCAGCTGTCCTTTTTGGGGAGATAATCAGCCTAGGAAC TGTTTTAGGAGCACTATTGCTGATTATGGGCCTCTACTGTGTACTATCGGGCATGAGTAAAGAGCAAAGCAAGGCAGAAGGGAATTGCTCTTCAACTACTATTCACACACAAAAATCAGACTCCGCACGGCAGGATGAAATACCAGTGGGAAGAACAACAAAGCAATCATTAACTGAGAATTCTTGCTCCTCTGTTTGA
- the LOC113698576 gene encoding WAT1-related protein At5g64700: protein MEGKKPYLAVVIIHILYTGMFLLSKAALDGGISTYVFVFYRQAAATIFLAPIAFFLEWKTAPPLSFGTFIKIFMLSLFGITMSLDVNTLALKYTSASLAAATTNTLPVITFFLALLCRMESVKLKTIPGIVKVAGIAICLGGAATIAFFKGPYLRLLVHHHLFNSHSQENQEQVPSSTTWIKGVFLMVLSNVFWSMWLVFQGLILKSYPSKLLCTALQCFLSTIQSFIIAIALVRDPNEWKLGWNVRLISVAYCGIVVTGVTFYLQAWVIEKKGPVFLAVTTPLVLVFTICSSAVLLGEIISLGSVLGGLLLVLGLYCVLWGKTKEQRKENETWASDSTQKPYTAAKDERPQGTTPNQLYAENPCSWV from the exons ATGGAAGGCAAGAAACCTTATTTAGCTGTTGTGATCATACACATATTGTACACTGGCATGTTCTTGCTTTCCAAGGCTGCATTAGATGGTGGTATCAGTACATATGTGTTCGTCTTCTACAGACAAGCTGCTGCAACAATCTTCTTAGCTCCCATAGCTTTCTTCCTCGAATG GAAAACTGCACCACCACTATCTTTTGGGACATTTATCAAGATTTTTATGCTTTCCCTATTTGG GATCACAATGAGCTTGGATGTCAATACTCTGGCTCTTAAGTACACATCTGCATCACTGGCTGCTGCAACTACGAATACACTTCCAGTTATTACTTTTTTCCTTGCACTTCTATGCAG AATGGAAAGCGTAAAGCTGAAGACTATTCCTGGAATTGTTAAAGTTGCTGGAATAGCAATTTGCTTAGGAGGAGCAGCAACCATTGCCTTCTTTAAGGGCCCTTACTTGAGATTATTGGTCCACCATCACTTGTTCAATAGCCACAGCCAGGAAAACCAGGAACAAGTCCCTTCTAGCACCACCTGGATAAAGGGCGTATTTCTGATGGTTCTTTCCAATGTATTTTGGAGCATGTGGCTTGTATTTCAG GGCCTAATTCTGAAAAGCTACCCTTCAAAGCTTCTCTGCACAGCCCTTCAATGCTTCCTCAGCACCATTCAGTCATTCATTATCGCTATCGCTTTGGTAAGAGATCCAAATGAATGGAAGCTTGGATGGAATGTCAGACTGATATCCGTTGCATACTGT GGAATTGTGGTTACTGGGGTAACCTTTTACTTACAAGCTTGGGTGATTGAGAAGAAAGGGCCAGTATTTCTGGCCGTTACAACTCCACTGGTGCTGGTATTTACAATTTGTTCCTCAGCAGTCCTCCTGGGGGAGATTATCAGCTTAGGAAG TGTTCTTGGAGGATTATTGCTGGTTCTTGGGCTTTACTGTGTGCTATGGGGAAAGACTAAGGAGCAAAGGAAGGAAAATGAGACTTGGGCTTCAGATTCCACACAAAAACCATACACTGCAGCAAAGGATGAAAGACCACAGGGAACCACTCCCAATCAATTGTATGCTGAGAATCCTTGCTCATGGGTTTGA